In Nostoc edaphicum CCNP1411, the sequence ATTTCCATATTGGGATTTGTGGATCAAGAACGGCACTGGTTCAAGTCGGCGGTGGGCTTATCTAGGCTGGGATTAATGAATCATTTGGCACAAAGCCGCCAACTGTCACGCCGGGAATCCTTCTGCACTCAGGTAGTAGATAGTTATCAAATATTTGTAATTAATGATACACATAAAATTGCAGATCCCGTACTTGCTAGCAGCAAGCTGGTGCAAGATTATGGTATTCGTGCTTACTTAGGAGCGCCACTGATTGATGCTGAGGGACATTGTTTGGGTGCATTGGCGGTGATGGATTTAGTACCGCGCAACTTTACAACCAGAGACATTGAGTTTTTACAAATCATAGCTCGTTGGAGCATGAGTGAATTTGAACGTAACCGACTTTTGCAAGGAAAACTCGAATCAAGCACTCCCAAGAATGCTCCTATATTTTCACTCAATGACGAACGTAACACAGAGATTAAAATCACCGCACCCACTAAAGATAACGACTCTGTTTCTACCAAGCAACTAAAACTAGAACTTTTGGGTCAGCTAACTCAGGAGTTACGCACGCCCTTAACATCTGTACTTGGTATGGCTAGTGTTTTAGGACGTGAGATATATGGGCCTTTGACGACTAAGCAGAGAGAATATTTAGAAATTATCCAACACAGTGGTCGGTACTTACTTTCCCTAGTAAACGAAATTACCGAACTAGGAGCTATGGATGAAAACTCAACTGTGCTAAATCTAGCTCCTGTGGATATCGAAATGCTATGCCAACAAGCTATCAATACCCTAGAAGAAGTAGCGAATCGCCGCGAGCAAGATATTCGCCTGTCTATAGAACCGGGACGCAATCGCATTTGGCCTTTAGATAAAGACAAGGTGCGGCAAATGCTGTATCACCTGGTTTTCAGTGTGATTCAACTTGCGGCTACAGGTAGCATTGTTCGCATTCATGTTTCTTACAAGGAAGATACGCTCAATATTACTATTTGGGTTTCCCATCCCTGGCTAGGGGACGGCATAACTGAGGTTGATCCTTACTTCCGTCTCAATTCTTTGTCACTGCTGGAACTGACAGGTGAGGTAGCAACTTACAATACTCATGCAGAAAACCAGGAGCAACTAGATAATTTATCAGTGGCAGTAGACAATTCAAAAAAATTTAGTGATTCCCACTCAAATTTCTTTGCTAGTAGTTCAGGTATAAATTTAGCTAAATCACATGGAAGTCTTTCTCGTGAAAGCTTGGGTCTATTATTAAGTTGTCAACTGGCAGAATTGCATGGTGGACACATTTTGATTCAAGGTTCACCAGAATCAGGATATCGTTATGTGCTTTCTTTGCCACTGCAACTGGTAACTCCTTCACAAGCAATTAGCGATGTCTAATCTTGGGGATTGGGGATTGGAGACTGGGAAAGACGTATTTTCTATAGGAATCCGCTTTGATTTTTGAACTTACTTGCGTGGTGCACGTTCGCGGAGCGTGTCGCAGACAAGCGCAGCGCAAGCGCGATAGGCAGACAATAAGCAATAGGCAATACTCAAGAAGGCTTTTTGAGTTGTACAGTGTTTTTTCAAAAATCAAATATGAGTCCTATATCTATATTTCATTAAATACGAATTCTCTGCGTGCTTTTGCGCTTTACCTATGCGTTTAATTTTCAACCCTCAATTCGCCATGATTCTACGTAAAGCTGTACTAAGTACATGAAAGCCTATCTTAACTTTGTATTAGCTGATGGCTAGGAATAAGAGCGCCATCATGCGATGTGCAATCTCCGTTATTACCTTTTTATAGCTATAAGCATTATGATCAATTCCAAGTTCTGCGTCGGCAGGCTAATTGATCTCAATGTTTTTTATGAATTTAGTCTGGCAACGATTTACTTTATCATCTTTACCGCTCAAAGAATATCTTGCTACCAGTTACGTACACCGCTCTCTGGTGGGACTGTTGAGTTCTTGGCGGCAAACCAGCATCTTGCTCCAGTGGGGAGATGCGATCGCAGCGGCTTTACTCAGCTTAATATATGCCCTTGCACCTTTTGCTTCGAGTACGTTGGTGGGTTTGTTGCTGGTAGCTTGTGCAGGATTTTGGCTGCTGTTGACTTTATCTGATGAAGTAATATCAACAAATGTCTCGTCAGTTACTCCCATTCACCTGCTGGTATTGCTCTACTGGGGAGTTGCCGCAATTGCAACAGGATTATCCCCTGTAAAAAAGGCGGCACTTAACGACTTAGGAACCTTGACCTTGTATTTGCTACTATTTACCCTTTGTGCCAGGGTATTAAGGTCGCCTCGCCTCCGGTCTTGGATTATCATCCTTTATCTGCATGTATCGTTAATTGTTAGTGTATATGGGTTGCAGCAATGGTTTTTTGGAGCCACAGCACTAGCAACTTGGGTTGACCCAGAATCTCCTCTATCTAAGACTACAAGGGTCTACAGTTATTTAGGCAATCCCAACTTATTGGCTGGATACCTCTTACCAGCAGTAATTTTTAGCTTAGTGGCAATTTTTGCATGGCAAAGCTGGTTCAAAAAATCTCTCGCATTAACAATGTTAATTGTTAATACTGCCTGCCTGATCCTCACTTTTAGTCGTGGTGGTTGGATTGGACTAGTAGTAGCAATTTTAGCTGTGATGCCATTACTAGTTTATTGGAAAAGCGTAGAAATGCCTCCTTTTTGGCGTACTTGGTCGCTGCCGATTGTCTTAGGAGGTTTGATCGGGGTATTAGTGCTAGCAGTGATATTTATACCCGCATTCAACCAGCGAGTCTTCAGTATTTTTGCTGACCGCAAAGATAGCAGTAATAATTTTCGCCTAAATGTGTGGGATGCTGTCTTTGAGATGATTCGCGATCGCCCGATTTTCGGCATTGGCCCCGGCCACAACTCTTTTAATAAAGTTTATCCTCTCTACCAACGCCCTCGTTACACTGCTCTGAGTGCCTATTCGATTTTCTTTGAGGTGGCTGTAGAAACTGGCTTTGTTGGTTTAGGCTGCTTTCTCTGGCTAATAATTGTCACATTTAATACGGCATTTCTACAAATCCAACGACTGCGACAATTGAGAAGTGTAGAGGGATTTTGGTTAATTGGAGCGATCGCTACTTTGTTGGGTATGCTAGCTCACGGCACTGTAGATACTGTCTGGTATCGTCCTGAAGTCAATACCCTCTGGTGGCTCATCGTTGCCTTAATTGCTAGCTACTGGACACCTTTAGCTCAAAACCAGACAAATTCATCTCACTCAGAACCAACGGTAAACTAACATTAGTAAATTGTCAGTTGTTTTCCTGATCACAACTGACAACTCACATTTTTGAATTTTGTAGACAGATAGCAACCTGCCAAAGGTTATTTTGAGTTGCTTGCACCAATTTTAAAAATTATTCCGAGAGATAGATTCCCAAAATCCAGATGCAATAGAGGATTCCGAATCCAAAATCTAAAATCCAAAATCTAAAATGCTATTAGTCTCTATAGCTAGTGGCACTTGGCGCATTAGGGTCACGATAGGCGGTCGGTTCGTTATCGCGCTTTTTGCCAGCTAAACCAGCTAGACCGAATAGACCAATTAATCCTAGCCAACCCCAATCAAAATCGTTGCGATCAGAAGTTGTCGTTGTTGGAGCATTATTGACTCCGGGATCATTAGTTGTCTGAGCTTGTGCAGATAGAGTTAAGGGTAGAATTCCCATACTCAAGGTGAGAACGCCAGCGCCAACAGCTTTAATGAAATTACTTTTCATAAGTTGTGAAAATTCCTGATGCCATCCGAAGTTACTCACAACTGTATCGAGTTCCAACCTTAACAAAATCAATCTGTGGCTATAAACTCGGCATTTTCACAACTAACGCTATGGGTAGACAACATACTTTGACAGCAATCTATTTCTCCCTCTGGTGTAGTAGTTAGTTTACACTAACCGTTAATAGCTTTTCATTGCCCGTTGAATGTCACGCTGGTCTTGGCGTCGTTTCAAGTCTTCTCGCTTATCGTGGAGCTTTTTACCTTTGCCAAGGGCTATACTCACTTTTACCCAGCCTCGTTTGAGATACATTTTCAAAGGGATTAAAGTTAAACCCTGCTGTTCTACTTTGCCAATTAGCTTACGGAGTTCTTGACGATGCAACAGTAGCTTGCGTGTACGCCGTGGCTCATGATTGAAATACTGTCCGCTAGCGTTGTAAGGCGAGATATGAATATTGATCAACCATGCTTCGCCATTGCGAAGCAAAGCATAGCCATCTTGGAGATTGACTTTACCCGCACGAATCGACTTCACCTCGGTTCCTGTCAACTCAATTCCAGCTTCGTAAGTTTCTAGAATTTCATACAAATAACGGGCTTGGCGGTTGTCGCTAATAACTTTGTAACCGTCGTTCTTGTCGCTCATTGATAATTTTGTGTGCTTTAAATGTACCTAAAAAGTTATTTGGATTGGCTTGTGAATTATAGGGTGTATCTTAGAACCGCTATAAATTATGAACTGTATATCACTAATTTAGCTTTTCTAAGTTCACAATTAAGAGTTTTTTGGCAATATTGATTAAGTTATTAATTTATACTATGATAAACATTTACTATGCCTTATTGATGAGTTGTTACAAATTACAAAGCTCTCTATGCCTCTCAAGCAGAGGGAGTCAAAGGTGAGTTACACTTCGCTAACTCATCCTAAAGATTTAAGATTTTCTTTATAAATAAACCCTGAAGGCAGTCATTAGTTGGTAATCCTGTCATAGTATGAAACATAAGAACACTATTATTATCTGTGTTCACTGATGGAGCACGTAGAAGCAAATTTCTGAGTAAAAAAATGCTAGGGGTGTACTATCCATGCCCTTGACGATCCTTGTAGTGGATGATGATTTGGGCACTCGTCTGTCTGTTAGCGACTATCTTGAACTGTCTGGCTACTCGGTGATCACGGCTAATGACGGTCGAGAAGCTTTAGTTATGGTAGATGACTATCATCCTGATTTGATTGTCACGGATATCGTCATGCCACAGATGAATGGCTATGAACTGGTGCGCCGGGTGCGTCAACAGCCAGTGTTTCGTTTATTGCCTGTAATTTTATTAACAGCCAGAACTAAGACCCAGGAAAGAATTATGGGTTACCAGTCAGGGTGTGATTTATATTTACCCAAGCCTTTTGAACTGGAAGAGTTAGCAGCAGCAATTCGCAATCTTTTGGAGCGATCGCAAATCATTCAATCGGAGTATCGATTTTCTCATAAAGAGAACTTGGGCATTCCCGCCTCAACAAAAACGGGGGATGCCCATAATTCTCTGTCCACTCAAATTCAGAAATCCCATCTGCACTCATCCCTAACTCATCGAGAACAAGAAGTCCTAGAGT encodes:
- a CDS encoding IctB family putative bicarbonate transporter, whose product is MNLVWQRFTLSSLPLKEYLATSYVHRSLVGLLSSWRQTSILLQWGDAIAAALLSLIYALAPFASSTLVGLLLVACAGFWLLLTLSDEVISTNVSSVTPIHLLVLLYWGVAAIATGLSPVKKAALNDLGTLTLYLLLFTLCARVLRSPRLRSWIIILYLHVSLIVSVYGLQQWFFGATALATWVDPESPLSKTTRVYSYLGNPNLLAGYLLPAVIFSLVAIFAWQSWFKKSLALTMLIVNTACLILTFSRGGWIGLVVAILAVMPLLVYWKSVEMPPFWRTWSLPIVLGGLIGVLVLAVIFIPAFNQRVFSIFADRKDSSNNFRLNVWDAVFEMIRDRPIFGIGPGHNSFNKVYPLYQRPRYTALSAYSIFFEVAVETGFVGLGCFLWLIIVTFNTAFLQIQRLRQLRSVEGFWLIGAIATLLGMLAHGTVDTVWYRPEVNTLWWLIVALIASYWTPLAQNQTNSSHSEPTVN
- a CDS encoding GAF domain-containing sensor histidine kinase; this encodes MIEPENKLFALKDGWDSHESREQQRLKALSDLGLRQPETIPVFEEATQTAAHFLEAPISILGFVDQERHWFKSAVGLSRLGLMNHLAQSRQLSRRESFCTQVVDSYQIFVINDTHKIADPVLASSKLVQDYGIRAYLGAPLIDAEGHCLGALAVMDLVPRNFTTRDIEFLQIIARWSMSEFERNRLLQGKLESSTPKNAPIFSLNDERNTEIKITAPTKDNDSVSTKQLKLELLGQLTQELRTPLTSVLGMASVLGREIYGPLTTKQREYLEIIQHSGRYLLSLVNEITELGAMDENSTVLNLAPVDIEMLCQQAINTLEEVANRREQDIRLSIEPGRNRIWPLDKDKVRQMLYHLVFSVIQLAATGSIVRIHVSYKEDTLNITIWVSHPWLGDGITEVDPYFRLNSLSLLELTGEVATYNTHAENQEQLDNLSVAVDNSKKFSDSHSNFFASSSGINLAKSHGSLSRESLGLLLSCQLAELHGGHILIQGSPESGYRYVLSLPLQLVTPSQAISDV
- the smpB gene encoding SsrA-binding protein SmpB is translated as MSDKNDGYKVISDNRQARYLYEILETYEAGIELTGTEVKSIRAGKVNLQDGYALLRNGEAWLINIHISPYNASGQYFNHEPRRTRKLLLHRQELRKLIGKVEQQGLTLIPLKMYLKRGWVKVSIALGKGKKLHDKREDLKRRQDQRDIQRAMKSY
- a CDS encoding WGxxGxxG family protein, giving the protein MKSNFIKAVGAGVLTLSMGILPLTLSAQAQTTNDPGVNNAPTTTTSDRNDFDWGWLGLIGLFGLAGLAGKKRDNEPTAYRDPNAPSATSYRD
- a CDS encoding response regulator transcription factor encodes the protein MPLTILVVDDDLGTRLSVSDYLELSGYSVITANDGREALVMVDDYHPDLIVTDIVMPQMNGYELVRRVRQQPVFRLLPVILLTARTKTQERIMGYQSGCDLYLPKPFELEELAAAIRNLLERSQIIQSEYRFSHKENLGIPASTKTGDAHNSLSTQIQKSHLHSSLTHREQEVLELLTHGLSNADMGHQLHLSPRTVEKYVSSLLRKTSTSNRAELVRFAMKHGLVE